A DNA window from Takifugu flavidus isolate HTHZ2018 chromosome 15, ASM371156v2, whole genome shotgun sequence contains the following coding sequences:
- the prmt5 gene encoding protein arginine N-methyltransferase 5 yields the protein MASASTMNRVSCGRDLNCVPEISDTLAAVAKLGFDFLCMPLFHPRFRREFESEPAKSRSGAQTRSDLLLSGRDWNTLIVGKLSSWIEADAEIENVRRNSEAALVQELNFSAYLGLPVFMIPLNGPNNANLARLLLNHIHTGHHTSNFWLHVPLMAPEDMREDLIDNEPVDSIDDASVEEKTWGWWHSFRALCDYNKRICLALEIGPDVPSDTVIDKWLGEPIKAAVLPTSIFLTNKKGFPVLSKAHQRIIFSLFKLEAQFVFTGTSRHSEKDFRSYLQYLEYLNQNRPAPNAYELFAKGYEDYLQSPLQPLMDNLESQTYEVFEKDPIKYSQYQQAVRKCLLDRVPEEEKETNVQVLMVLGAGRGPLVSASLRAAREAGRKLKVYAVEKNPNAVITLENWRFEEWGDQVTVVSCDMREWEAPEKADIIVSELLGSFGDNELSPECLDGAQHFLKDDGVSIPSSYTSYLAPLSSSKLYNEVRGCRERDKDPECHFETPYVVRLHNFHQLADPKACFTFTHPSADMNNNRYQCLRFAVNCNTVLHGFAGYFETTLYKDVTLSIKPDTHSPGMFSWFPILFPLKQPIPVSKGDDVTVRFWRCNNGKKVWYEWAVTEPACSAIHNPAGRSYTIGL from the exons ATGGCGTCTGCCAGTACCATGAACAGAGTGTCCTGCGGAAGGGATTTGAACTGTGTCCCGGAGATATCCGACACGTTAGCGGCCGTAGCCAAACTCGG GTTTGATTTCCTGTGCATGCCCCTGTTCCACCCGAGGTTCAGGAGAGAGTTCGAGTCCGAGCCCGCTAAATCCAGATCTGGTGCACAGACCCGGTCCGACCTGCTGCTCAGTGGAAGAG ACTGGAATACTCTGATTGTGGGGAAGCTCTCGTCTTGGATAGAAGCAGATGCAGAAATCGAGAATGTACGCCGAAACTCAGAAGCC gctctggtccaggagttGAACTTCTCGGCCTATCTCGGGCTTCCTGTTTTCATGATCCCTCTAAATGGCCCTAATAATGCAAATCTCGCTCGCCTGCTCCTAAATCACATCCACACTGGACACCACACGTCAAAC TTCTGGTTGCACGTCCCTCTCATGGCTCCAGAAGACATGCGAGAAGATCTCATCGACAACGAACCAGTCGATTCCATCGACGACGCCAGCGTTGAAGAAAAGACCTGGGGCTG GTGGCATTCCTTCAGAGCACTCTGCGACTACAACAAACGGATCTGCCTCG CGCTTGAAATTGGACCAGATGTGCCATCAGACACAGTGATCGATAAGTGGCTCGGGGAGCCAATCAAAGCAGCCGTCCTCCCCACCAGCATCTTCCTCACTAACAAAAAGGgctttcctgtcctgtccaaaGCCCATCAGCGGATAATCTTCTCTCTTTTCAAG CTGGAGGCCCAGTTCGTCTTCACGGGAACCAGCCGCCACTCCGAGAAGGACTTTAGATCCTATCTGCAGTATCTGGAATACCTCAACCAGAACCGGCCTGCTCCCAATGCCTACGAGCTCTTTGCCAAAGGCTACGAAGACTACCTGCAGTCTCCGCTCCAG CCACTCATGGATAACCTTGAATCTCAGACATACGAAGTGTTCGAGAAGGACCCCATTAAATATTCTCAGTACCAACAG GCCGTGCGTAAATGTCTCCTTGACAGAGTtccggaggaggagaaggaaacgAACGTCCA AGTACTGATGGTGCTGGGAGCAGGTCGGGGTCCACTGGTCAGCGCCTCCCTGCGTGCAGCCAGAGAAGCCGGCAGGAAGCTGAAGGTTTACGCCGTGGAGAAGAATCCAAATGCCGTAATCAC TTTGGAGAACTGGCGCTTCGAGGAGTGGGGCGATCAGGTGACGGTGGTGTCGTGTGATATGAGGGAGTGGGAGGCACCCGAGAAAGCCGACATCATCGTCAGCGAGCTTCTGGGGTCGTTCGGTGACAACGAGCTTTCTCCCGAGTGCCTGGATGGAGCGCAGCACTTTCTTAAAG ACGATGGGGTGAGCATCCCTTCTTCTTACACCTCCTACCTGGCCCCCTTGTCCTCCTCAAAGCTCTACAATGAGGTCAGGGGGTGCCGTGAGCGTGACAAGGACCCAGAGTGCCATTTTGAGACGCCCTACGTGGTCCGCCTCCACAACTTCCACCAGCTGGCCGACCCCAAAGCGTGCTTCACCTTCACACACCCGTCAGCAG ACATGAACAACAACCGATATCAGTGCCTCCGATTCGCCGTCAACTGTAACACGGTACTCCACGGCTTCGCCGGGTACTTCGAGACCACGCTGTACAAAGACGTCACGCTCA GCATAAAACCGGACACGCATTCACCCGGGATGTTCTCCTGGTTCCCCATCCTCTTCCCTCTCAAA CAACCCATTCCCGTGTCCAAGGGCGACGACGTCACAGTCCGCTTCTGGCGTTGCAACAACGGAAAGAAGGTCTGGTACGAGTGGGCCGTGACCGAGCCCGCCTGCTCCGCCATCCATAACCCGGCAGGACGGTCCTACACCATCGGCCTGTGA